One stretch of Tachysurus fulvidraco isolate hzauxx_2018 chromosome 12, HZAU_PFXX_2.0, whole genome shotgun sequence DNA includes these proteins:
- the crls1 gene encoding cardiolipin synthase (CMP-forming), with product MFLAFPRRHLLSCAKGHVAWISGAAQSYTHVREWNRSPPVCRQTCQLTPATTDTKHLQRLNVNFSCSHHRPDCVHFVAPAFPTRFVNKLTVRTNQSPVNRPNVTIFNCQVHRLGGVWGDGVSVGLHSRLKGLKGYCTEPGKPAQKEEQKVLGQEISECASSSSSSSSSSSSTSNEVQFKELYENPWTIPNFLCMARILLSPVLGYLIIEQYFYTSLGLFALAGATDLLDGYIARNWPNQKSALGSALDPLADKILVSVLYISLTYAQLIPVPLTALVIFRDVALIAAVFYVRYKTVPPPVTLSKFFNPCYTTAQLKPTLISKFNTAIQLFLVAVSLASPVLNYTDSVFLQSLWYVTALTTVASGYSYYHYGRKTVEVLNNRK from the exons ATGTTTTTAGCTTTTCCCAGACGTCACCTGCTAAGTTGTGCCAAAGGGCACGTAGCCTGGATCAGTGGTGCAGCTCAGAGCTACACACACGTGCGGGAGTGGAATCGGTCACCTCCTGTCTGTCGTCAAACCTGTCAGCTGACACCAGCTACAACAGACACTAAACATCTTCAGAGACTAAATGTGAACTTTTCCTGCTCTCACCATCGGCCCGATTGTGTGCACTTTGTAGCTCCTGCGTTTCCTACGAGGTTCGTTAACAAACTAACAGTAAGGACGAATCAGTCGCCAGTAAACAGACCAAATGTCACCATTTTTAACTGTCAGGTGCACAGACTGGGAGGCGTTTGGGGTGACGGGGTCAGTGTCGGCCTTCATTCGAGGTTAAAGGGATTAAAGGGATACTGTACTGAACCTGGAAAACCTGCTcagaaagaagaacagaaagTTTTGGGTCAAGAAATCAGTGAATgtgcttcttcttcctcctcatcttcctcctcttcctcatctacATCTAACGAGGTTCAATTTAAAGAGCTG tATGAAAATCCATGGACGATCCCCAACTTCCTTTGCATGGCCAGGATTCTCCTGTCTCCTGTGCTAGGTTACTTAATCATTGAACAGTATTTCTACACGTCTCTTGGACTGTTTGCTTTGGCAGGAGCAACAGACTTG CTGGACGGCTACATTGCACGAAACTGGCCAAACCAGAAGTCAGCTCTGGGTAGCGCTCTTGATCCGCTTGCTGATAAGATCCTTGTAAGCGTGCTGTATATCAGTCTGACCTATGCACAGCTCATCCCAG TTCCACTCACAGCACTGGTTATCTTTCGGGATGTTGCTTTAATTGCTGCAGTCTTCTACGTTCGTTATAAAACGGTTCCTCCTCCA GTAACTCTCAGCAAGTTTTTCAACCCATGCTACACTACTGCCCAACTTAAGCCAACTCTTATAAGCAAG TTCAACACTGCAATCCAGCTGTTTCTGGTGGCTGTGTCTCTCGCTTCTCCTGTCTTAAATTACACTGACAGTGTTTTCTTGCAGTCTCTGTG GTATGTCACTGCGCTGACGACTGTAGCATCCGGTTACAGCTACTACCACTATGGAAGAAAAACCGTTGAAGTACTGAACAATAGAAAGTAG